A region from the Lemur catta isolate mLemCat1 chromosome 7, mLemCat1.pri, whole genome shotgun sequence genome encodes:
- the ARRB1 gene encoding beta-arrestin-1 isoform X8, which yields MGVFKKASPNGKLTVYLGKRDFVDHIDLVDPVDGVVLVDPEYLKERRVYVTLTCAFRYGREDLDVLGLTFRKDLFVANVQSFPPAPEDKKPLTRLQERLIKKLGEHAYPFTFEIPPNLPCSVTLQPGPEDTGKACGVDYEVKAFCAENLEEKIHKRNSVRLVIRKVQYAPERPGPQPTAETTRQFLMSDKPLHLEASLDKEIYYHGEPISVNVHVTNNTNKTVKKIKISVRQHADICLFNTAQYKCPVAMEEADDTVAPSSTFCKVYTLTPFLANNREKRGLALDGKLKHEDTNLASSTLLREGANREILGIIVSYKVKVKLVVSRGGLLGDLASSDVAVELPFTLMHPKPREEPPHREVPENEAPVDTNLIELDTNDDDIVFEDFARQRLKGMKDDKEEEEDGNYNWGKRNCG from the exons atggg AGTGTTCAAGAAGGCCAGCCCGAATGGAAAG CTCACCGTCTATCTGGGAAAACGGGACTTTGTGGATCACATCGACCTCGTGGACCCTGTGG ACGGTGTGGTGCTGGTGGATCCTGAGTATCTCAAAGAGAGGAGAG TCTATGTGACCCTGACCTGCGCCTTCCGCTATGGCCGGGAGGACCTGGATGTCCTGGGCCTGACCTTTCGCAAGGACCTATTCGTGGCCAACGTGCAGTCCTTCCCGCCGGCCCCCGAGGACAAGAAGCCCCTGACACGGCTGCAGGAGCGCCTCATCAAGAAGCTGGGCGAGCATGCCTACCCTTTCACCTTTGAG ATCCCTCCAAACCTCCCGTGCTCTGTGACGTTGCAGCCAGGGCCCGAAGACACAGGGAAG GCCTGCGGTGTGGACTACGAGGTCAAAGCCTTCTGCGCAGAGAACCTGGAGGAGAAGATCCACAAGCG GAATTCCGTGCGTCTGGTCATCCGGAAGGTGCAGTATGCCCCAGAGAGGCCCGGCCCCCAGCCCACAGCTGAGACCACCAGGCAGTTCCTCATGTCAGACAAGCCCTTGCACCTGGAGGCCTCCCTGGATAAGGAG ATCTATTACCACGGAGAACCCATCAGCGTCAACGTCCATGTCACCAACAACACCAACAAGACAGTGAAGAAGATCAAGATCTCAG TGCGCCAGCATGCGGACATCTGCCTTTTCAACACAGCTCAGTACAAGTGCCCTGTGGCCATGGAAGAGGCTGA CGACACGGTGGCACCCAGCTCCACATTCTGCAAGGTCTACACACTGACCCCCTTCCTGGCCAACAACCGAGAGAAGCGGGGCCTTGCCCTGGATGGGAAACTCAAGCACGAAGACACGAACCTGGCCTCCAGCACCCT GCTGAGAGAAGGAGCCAACCGCGAGATCCTGGGCATCATTGTGTCCTACAAAGTGAAGGTGAAGCTGGTGGTGTCTAGGGGCGG CCTGTTGGGAGATCTTGCATCCAG CGACGTGGCTGTGGAACTGCCCTTCACCCTAATGCACCCCAAACCCAGAGAGGAACCTCCACATCGGGAAG TTCCAGAGAACGAGGCGCCAGTAGATACCAATCTCATAGAACTTGACACAAA TGATGACGACATTGTATTTGAGGACTTTGCCCGCCAGAGACTGAAAGGCATGAAGGAcgacaaggaggaagaggaggacg gtaactataactggggaaagagaaactgtggataa
- the ARRB1 gene encoding beta-arrestin-1 isoform X7: protein MGDKGTRVFKKASPNGKLTVYLGKRDFVDHIDLVDPVDGVVLVDPEYLKERRVYVTLTCAFRYGREDLDVLGLTFRKDLFVANVQSFPPAPEDKKPLTRLQERLIKKLGEHAYPFTFEIPPNLPCSVTLQPGPEDTGKACGVDYEVKAFCAENLEEKIHKRNSVRLVIRKVQYAPERPGPQPTAETTRQFLMSDKPLHLEASLDKEIYYHGEPISVNVHVTNNTNKTVKKIKISVRQHADICLFNTAQYKCPVAMEEADDTVAPSSTFCKVYTLTPFLANNREKRGLALDGKLKHEDTNLASSTLLREGANREILGIIVSYKVKVKLVVSRGGLLGDLASSDVAVELPFTLMHPKPREEPPHREVPENEAPVDTNLIELDTNDDDIVFEDFARQRLKGMKDDKEEEEDGTGSPQLNDR, encoded by the exons AGTGTTCAAGAAGGCCAGCCCGAATGGAAAG CTCACCGTCTATCTGGGAAAACGGGACTTTGTGGATCACATCGACCTCGTGGACCCTGTGG ACGGTGTGGTGCTGGTGGATCCTGAGTATCTCAAAGAGAGGAGAG TCTATGTGACCCTGACCTGCGCCTTCCGCTATGGCCGGGAGGACCTGGATGTCCTGGGCCTGACCTTTCGCAAGGACCTATTCGTGGCCAACGTGCAGTCCTTCCCGCCGGCCCCCGAGGACAAGAAGCCCCTGACACGGCTGCAGGAGCGCCTCATCAAGAAGCTGGGCGAGCATGCCTACCCTTTCACCTTTGAG ATCCCTCCAAACCTCCCGTGCTCTGTGACGTTGCAGCCAGGGCCCGAAGACACAGGGAAG GCCTGCGGTGTGGACTACGAGGTCAAAGCCTTCTGCGCAGAGAACCTGGAGGAGAAGATCCACAAGCG GAATTCCGTGCGTCTGGTCATCCGGAAGGTGCAGTATGCCCCAGAGAGGCCCGGCCCCCAGCCCACAGCTGAGACCACCAGGCAGTTCCTCATGTCAGACAAGCCCTTGCACCTGGAGGCCTCCCTGGATAAGGAG ATCTATTACCACGGAGAACCCATCAGCGTCAACGTCCATGTCACCAACAACACCAACAAGACAGTGAAGAAGATCAAGATCTCAG TGCGCCAGCATGCGGACATCTGCCTTTTCAACACAGCTCAGTACAAGTGCCCTGTGGCCATGGAAGAGGCTGA CGACACGGTGGCACCCAGCTCCACATTCTGCAAGGTCTACACACTGACCCCCTTCCTGGCCAACAACCGAGAGAAGCGGGGCCTTGCCCTGGATGGGAAACTCAAGCACGAAGACACGAACCTGGCCTCCAGCACCCT GCTGAGAGAAGGAGCCAACCGCGAGATCCTGGGCATCATTGTGTCCTACAAAGTGAAGGTGAAGCTGGTGGTGTCTAGGGGCGG CCTGTTGGGAGATCTTGCATCCAG CGACGTGGCTGTGGAACTGCCCTTCACCCTAATGCACCCCAAACCCAGAGAGGAACCTCCACATCGGGAAG TTCCAGAGAACGAGGCGCCAGTAGATACCAATCTCATAGAACTTGACACAAA TGATGACGACATTGTATTTGAGGACTTTGCCCGCCAGAGACTGAAAGGCATGAAGGAcgacaaggaggaagaggaggacggTACCGGCTCTCCACAGCTCAATGACAGATAG
- the ARRB1 gene encoding beta-arrestin-1 isoform X4 produces MASPVLAPAPRRPACSSFPVFKKASPNGKLTVYLGKRDFVDHIDLVDPVDGVVLVDPEYLKERRVYVTLTCAFRYGREDLDVLGLTFRKDLFVANVQSFPPAPEDKKPLTRLQERLIKKLGEHAYPFTFEIPPNLPCSVTLQPGPEDTGKACGVDYEVKAFCAENLEEKIHKRNSVRLVIRKVQYAPERPGPQPTAETTRQFLMSDKPLHLEASLDKEIYYHGEPISVNVHVTNNTNKTVKKIKISVRQHADICLFNTAQYKCPVAMEEADDTVAPSSTFCKVYTLTPFLANNREKRGLALDGKLKHEDTNLASSTLLREGANREILGIIVSYKVKVKLVVSRGGDVAVELPFTLMHPKPREEPPHREVPENEAPVDTNLIELDTNDDDIVFEDFARQRLKGMKDDKEEEEDGTGSPQLNDR; encoded by the exons ATGGCTTCCCCGGTGCTGGCTCCAGCGCCCAGGCGTCCTGCCTGCTCATCCTTCCC AGTGTTCAAGAAGGCCAGCCCGAATGGAAAG CTCACCGTCTATCTGGGAAAACGGGACTTTGTGGATCACATCGACCTCGTGGACCCTGTGG ACGGTGTGGTGCTGGTGGATCCTGAGTATCTCAAAGAGAGGAGAG TCTATGTGACCCTGACCTGCGCCTTCCGCTATGGCCGGGAGGACCTGGATGTCCTGGGCCTGACCTTTCGCAAGGACCTATTCGTGGCCAACGTGCAGTCCTTCCCGCCGGCCCCCGAGGACAAGAAGCCCCTGACACGGCTGCAGGAGCGCCTCATCAAGAAGCTGGGCGAGCATGCCTACCCTTTCACCTTTGAG ATCCCTCCAAACCTCCCGTGCTCTGTGACGTTGCAGCCAGGGCCCGAAGACACAGGGAAG GCCTGCGGTGTGGACTACGAGGTCAAAGCCTTCTGCGCAGAGAACCTGGAGGAGAAGATCCACAAGCG GAATTCCGTGCGTCTGGTCATCCGGAAGGTGCAGTATGCCCCAGAGAGGCCCGGCCCCCAGCCCACAGCTGAGACCACCAGGCAGTTCCTCATGTCAGACAAGCCCTTGCACCTGGAGGCCTCCCTGGATAAGGAG ATCTATTACCACGGAGAACCCATCAGCGTCAACGTCCATGTCACCAACAACACCAACAAGACAGTGAAGAAGATCAAGATCTCAG TGCGCCAGCATGCGGACATCTGCCTTTTCAACACAGCTCAGTACAAGTGCCCTGTGGCCATGGAAGAGGCTGA CGACACGGTGGCACCCAGCTCCACATTCTGCAAGGTCTACACACTGACCCCCTTCCTGGCCAACAACCGAGAGAAGCGGGGCCTTGCCCTGGATGGGAAACTCAAGCACGAAGACACGAACCTGGCCTCCAGCACCCT GCTGAGAGAAGGAGCCAACCGCGAGATCCTGGGCATCATTGTGTCCTACAAAGTGAAGGTGAAGCTGGTGGTGTCTAGGGGCGG CGACGTGGCTGTGGAACTGCCCTTCACCCTAATGCACCCCAAACCCAGAGAGGAACCTCCACATCGGGAAG TTCCAGAGAACGAGGCGCCAGTAGATACCAATCTCATAGAACTTGACACAAA TGATGACGACATTGTATTTGAGGACTTTGCCCGCCAGAGACTGAAAGGCATGAAGGAcgacaaggaggaagaggaggacggTACCGGCTCTCCACAGCTCAATGACAGATAG
- the ARRB1 gene encoding beta-arrestin-1 isoform X2, translating into MASPVLAPAPRRPACSSFPVFKKASPNGKLTVYLGKRDFVDHIDLVDPVDGVVLVDPEYLKERRVYVTLTCAFRYGREDLDVLGLTFRKDLFVANVQSFPPAPEDKKPLTRLQERLIKKLGEHAYPFTFEIPPNLPCSVTLQPGPEDTGKACGVDYEVKAFCAENLEEKIHKRNSVRLVIRKVQYAPERPGPQPTAETTRQFLMSDKPLHLEASLDKEIYYHGEPISVNVHVTNNTNKTVKKIKISVRQHADICLFNTAQYKCPVAMEEADDTVAPSSTFCKVYTLTPFLANNREKRGLALDGKLKHEDTNLASSTLLREGANREILGIIVSYKVKVKLVVSRGGLLGDLASSDVAVELPFTLMHPKPREEPPHREVPENEAPVDTNLIELDTNDDDIVFEDFARQRLKGMKDDKEEEEDGTGSPQLNDR; encoded by the exons ATGGCTTCCCCGGTGCTGGCTCCAGCGCCCAGGCGTCCTGCCTGCTCATCCTTCCC AGTGTTCAAGAAGGCCAGCCCGAATGGAAAG CTCACCGTCTATCTGGGAAAACGGGACTTTGTGGATCACATCGACCTCGTGGACCCTGTGG ACGGTGTGGTGCTGGTGGATCCTGAGTATCTCAAAGAGAGGAGAG TCTATGTGACCCTGACCTGCGCCTTCCGCTATGGCCGGGAGGACCTGGATGTCCTGGGCCTGACCTTTCGCAAGGACCTATTCGTGGCCAACGTGCAGTCCTTCCCGCCGGCCCCCGAGGACAAGAAGCCCCTGACACGGCTGCAGGAGCGCCTCATCAAGAAGCTGGGCGAGCATGCCTACCCTTTCACCTTTGAG ATCCCTCCAAACCTCCCGTGCTCTGTGACGTTGCAGCCAGGGCCCGAAGACACAGGGAAG GCCTGCGGTGTGGACTACGAGGTCAAAGCCTTCTGCGCAGAGAACCTGGAGGAGAAGATCCACAAGCG GAATTCCGTGCGTCTGGTCATCCGGAAGGTGCAGTATGCCCCAGAGAGGCCCGGCCCCCAGCCCACAGCTGAGACCACCAGGCAGTTCCTCATGTCAGACAAGCCCTTGCACCTGGAGGCCTCCCTGGATAAGGAG ATCTATTACCACGGAGAACCCATCAGCGTCAACGTCCATGTCACCAACAACACCAACAAGACAGTGAAGAAGATCAAGATCTCAG TGCGCCAGCATGCGGACATCTGCCTTTTCAACACAGCTCAGTACAAGTGCCCTGTGGCCATGGAAGAGGCTGA CGACACGGTGGCACCCAGCTCCACATTCTGCAAGGTCTACACACTGACCCCCTTCCTGGCCAACAACCGAGAGAAGCGGGGCCTTGCCCTGGATGGGAAACTCAAGCACGAAGACACGAACCTGGCCTCCAGCACCCT GCTGAGAGAAGGAGCCAACCGCGAGATCCTGGGCATCATTGTGTCCTACAAAGTGAAGGTGAAGCTGGTGGTGTCTAGGGGCGG CCTGTTGGGAGATCTTGCATCCAG CGACGTGGCTGTGGAACTGCCCTTCACCCTAATGCACCCCAAACCCAGAGAGGAACCTCCACATCGGGAAG TTCCAGAGAACGAGGCGCCAGTAGATACCAATCTCATAGAACTTGACACAAA TGATGACGACATTGTATTTGAGGACTTTGCCCGCCAGAGACTGAAAGGCATGAAGGAcgacaaggaggaagaggaggacggTACCGGCTCTCCACAGCTCAATGACAGATAG
- the ARRB1 gene encoding beta-arrestin-1 isoform X6, with protein MGDKGTRVFKKASPNGKLTVYLGKRDFVDHIDLVDPVDGVVLVDPEYLKERRVYVTLTCAFRYGREDLDVLGLTFRKDLFVANVQSFPPAPEDKKPLTRLQERLIKKLGEHAYPFTFEIPPNLPCSVTLQPGPEDTGKACGVDYEVKAFCAENLEEKIHKRNSVRLVIRKVQYAPERPGPQPTAETTRQFLMSDKPLHLEASLDKEIYYHGEPISVNVHVTNNTNKTVKKIKISVRQHADICLFNTAQYKCPVAMEEADDTVAPSSTFCKVYTLTPFLANNREKRGLALDGKLKHEDTNLASSTLLREGANREILGIIVSYKVKVKLVVSRGGLLGDLASSDVAVELPFTLMHPKPREEPPHREVPENEAPVDTNLIELDTNDDDIVFEDFARQRLKGMKDDKEEEEDGNYNWGKRNCG; from the exons AGTGTTCAAGAAGGCCAGCCCGAATGGAAAG CTCACCGTCTATCTGGGAAAACGGGACTTTGTGGATCACATCGACCTCGTGGACCCTGTGG ACGGTGTGGTGCTGGTGGATCCTGAGTATCTCAAAGAGAGGAGAG TCTATGTGACCCTGACCTGCGCCTTCCGCTATGGCCGGGAGGACCTGGATGTCCTGGGCCTGACCTTTCGCAAGGACCTATTCGTGGCCAACGTGCAGTCCTTCCCGCCGGCCCCCGAGGACAAGAAGCCCCTGACACGGCTGCAGGAGCGCCTCATCAAGAAGCTGGGCGAGCATGCCTACCCTTTCACCTTTGAG ATCCCTCCAAACCTCCCGTGCTCTGTGACGTTGCAGCCAGGGCCCGAAGACACAGGGAAG GCCTGCGGTGTGGACTACGAGGTCAAAGCCTTCTGCGCAGAGAACCTGGAGGAGAAGATCCACAAGCG GAATTCCGTGCGTCTGGTCATCCGGAAGGTGCAGTATGCCCCAGAGAGGCCCGGCCCCCAGCCCACAGCTGAGACCACCAGGCAGTTCCTCATGTCAGACAAGCCCTTGCACCTGGAGGCCTCCCTGGATAAGGAG ATCTATTACCACGGAGAACCCATCAGCGTCAACGTCCATGTCACCAACAACACCAACAAGACAGTGAAGAAGATCAAGATCTCAG TGCGCCAGCATGCGGACATCTGCCTTTTCAACACAGCTCAGTACAAGTGCCCTGTGGCCATGGAAGAGGCTGA CGACACGGTGGCACCCAGCTCCACATTCTGCAAGGTCTACACACTGACCCCCTTCCTGGCCAACAACCGAGAGAAGCGGGGCCTTGCCCTGGATGGGAAACTCAAGCACGAAGACACGAACCTGGCCTCCAGCACCCT GCTGAGAGAAGGAGCCAACCGCGAGATCCTGGGCATCATTGTGTCCTACAAAGTGAAGGTGAAGCTGGTGGTGTCTAGGGGCGG CCTGTTGGGAGATCTTGCATCCAG CGACGTGGCTGTGGAACTGCCCTTCACCCTAATGCACCCCAAACCCAGAGAGGAACCTCCACATCGGGAAG TTCCAGAGAACGAGGCGCCAGTAGATACCAATCTCATAGAACTTGACACAAA TGATGACGACATTGTATTTGAGGACTTTGCCCGCCAGAGACTGAAAGGCATGAAGGAcgacaaggaggaagaggaggacg gtaactataactggggaaagagaaactgtggataa
- the ARRB1 gene encoding beta-arrestin-1 isoform X3, producing the protein MASPVLAPAPRRPACSSFPVFKKASPNGKLTVYLGKRDFVDHIDLVDPVDGVVLVDPEYLKERRVYVTLTCAFRYGREDLDVLGLTFRKDLFVANVQSFPPAPEDKKPLTRLQERLIKKLGEHAYPFTFEIPPNLPCSVTLQPGPEDTGKACGVDYEVKAFCAENLEEKIHKRNSVRLVIRKVQYAPERPGPQPTAETTRQFLMSDKPLHLEASLDKEIYYHGEPISVNVHVTNNTNKTVKKIKISVRQHADICLFNTAQYKCPVAMEEADDTVAPSSTFCKVYTLTPFLANNREKRGLALDGKLKHEDTNLASSTLLREGANREILGIIVSYKVKVKLVVSRGGDVAVELPFTLMHPKPREEPPHREVPENEAPVDTNLIELDTNDDDIVFEDFARQRLKGMKDDKEEEEDGNYNWGKRNCG; encoded by the exons ATGGCTTCCCCGGTGCTGGCTCCAGCGCCCAGGCGTCCTGCCTGCTCATCCTTCCC AGTGTTCAAGAAGGCCAGCCCGAATGGAAAG CTCACCGTCTATCTGGGAAAACGGGACTTTGTGGATCACATCGACCTCGTGGACCCTGTGG ACGGTGTGGTGCTGGTGGATCCTGAGTATCTCAAAGAGAGGAGAG TCTATGTGACCCTGACCTGCGCCTTCCGCTATGGCCGGGAGGACCTGGATGTCCTGGGCCTGACCTTTCGCAAGGACCTATTCGTGGCCAACGTGCAGTCCTTCCCGCCGGCCCCCGAGGACAAGAAGCCCCTGACACGGCTGCAGGAGCGCCTCATCAAGAAGCTGGGCGAGCATGCCTACCCTTTCACCTTTGAG ATCCCTCCAAACCTCCCGTGCTCTGTGACGTTGCAGCCAGGGCCCGAAGACACAGGGAAG GCCTGCGGTGTGGACTACGAGGTCAAAGCCTTCTGCGCAGAGAACCTGGAGGAGAAGATCCACAAGCG GAATTCCGTGCGTCTGGTCATCCGGAAGGTGCAGTATGCCCCAGAGAGGCCCGGCCCCCAGCCCACAGCTGAGACCACCAGGCAGTTCCTCATGTCAGACAAGCCCTTGCACCTGGAGGCCTCCCTGGATAAGGAG ATCTATTACCACGGAGAACCCATCAGCGTCAACGTCCATGTCACCAACAACACCAACAAGACAGTGAAGAAGATCAAGATCTCAG TGCGCCAGCATGCGGACATCTGCCTTTTCAACACAGCTCAGTACAAGTGCCCTGTGGCCATGGAAGAGGCTGA CGACACGGTGGCACCCAGCTCCACATTCTGCAAGGTCTACACACTGACCCCCTTCCTGGCCAACAACCGAGAGAAGCGGGGCCTTGCCCTGGATGGGAAACTCAAGCACGAAGACACGAACCTGGCCTCCAGCACCCT GCTGAGAGAAGGAGCCAACCGCGAGATCCTGGGCATCATTGTGTCCTACAAAGTGAAGGTGAAGCTGGTGGTGTCTAGGGGCGG CGACGTGGCTGTGGAACTGCCCTTCACCCTAATGCACCCCAAACCCAGAGAGGAACCTCCACATCGGGAAG TTCCAGAGAACGAGGCGCCAGTAGATACCAATCTCATAGAACTTGACACAAA TGATGACGACATTGTATTTGAGGACTTTGCCCGCCAGAGACTGAAAGGCATGAAGGAcgacaaggaggaagaggaggacg gtaactataactggggaaagagaaactgtggataa
- the ARRB1 gene encoding beta-arrestin-1 isoform X1 — protein sequence MASPVLAPAPRRPACSSFPVFKKASPNGKLTVYLGKRDFVDHIDLVDPVDGVVLVDPEYLKERRVYVTLTCAFRYGREDLDVLGLTFRKDLFVANVQSFPPAPEDKKPLTRLQERLIKKLGEHAYPFTFEIPPNLPCSVTLQPGPEDTGKACGVDYEVKAFCAENLEEKIHKRNSVRLVIRKVQYAPERPGPQPTAETTRQFLMSDKPLHLEASLDKEIYYHGEPISVNVHVTNNTNKTVKKIKISVRQHADICLFNTAQYKCPVAMEEADDTVAPSSTFCKVYTLTPFLANNREKRGLALDGKLKHEDTNLASSTLLREGANREILGIIVSYKVKVKLVVSRGGLLGDLASSDVAVELPFTLMHPKPREEPPHREVPENEAPVDTNLIELDTNDDDIVFEDFARQRLKGMKDDKEEEEDGNYNWGKRNCG from the exons ATGGCTTCCCCGGTGCTGGCTCCAGCGCCCAGGCGTCCTGCCTGCTCATCCTTCCC AGTGTTCAAGAAGGCCAGCCCGAATGGAAAG CTCACCGTCTATCTGGGAAAACGGGACTTTGTGGATCACATCGACCTCGTGGACCCTGTGG ACGGTGTGGTGCTGGTGGATCCTGAGTATCTCAAAGAGAGGAGAG TCTATGTGACCCTGACCTGCGCCTTCCGCTATGGCCGGGAGGACCTGGATGTCCTGGGCCTGACCTTTCGCAAGGACCTATTCGTGGCCAACGTGCAGTCCTTCCCGCCGGCCCCCGAGGACAAGAAGCCCCTGACACGGCTGCAGGAGCGCCTCATCAAGAAGCTGGGCGAGCATGCCTACCCTTTCACCTTTGAG ATCCCTCCAAACCTCCCGTGCTCTGTGACGTTGCAGCCAGGGCCCGAAGACACAGGGAAG GCCTGCGGTGTGGACTACGAGGTCAAAGCCTTCTGCGCAGAGAACCTGGAGGAGAAGATCCACAAGCG GAATTCCGTGCGTCTGGTCATCCGGAAGGTGCAGTATGCCCCAGAGAGGCCCGGCCCCCAGCCCACAGCTGAGACCACCAGGCAGTTCCTCATGTCAGACAAGCCCTTGCACCTGGAGGCCTCCCTGGATAAGGAG ATCTATTACCACGGAGAACCCATCAGCGTCAACGTCCATGTCACCAACAACACCAACAAGACAGTGAAGAAGATCAAGATCTCAG TGCGCCAGCATGCGGACATCTGCCTTTTCAACACAGCTCAGTACAAGTGCCCTGTGGCCATGGAAGAGGCTGA CGACACGGTGGCACCCAGCTCCACATTCTGCAAGGTCTACACACTGACCCCCTTCCTGGCCAACAACCGAGAGAAGCGGGGCCTTGCCCTGGATGGGAAACTCAAGCACGAAGACACGAACCTGGCCTCCAGCACCCT GCTGAGAGAAGGAGCCAACCGCGAGATCCTGGGCATCATTGTGTCCTACAAAGTGAAGGTGAAGCTGGTGGTGTCTAGGGGCGG CCTGTTGGGAGATCTTGCATCCAG CGACGTGGCTGTGGAACTGCCCTTCACCCTAATGCACCCCAAACCCAGAGAGGAACCTCCACATCGGGAAG TTCCAGAGAACGAGGCGCCAGTAGATACCAATCTCATAGAACTTGACACAAA TGATGACGACATTGTATTTGAGGACTTTGCCCGCCAGAGACTGAAAGGCATGAAGGAcgacaaggaggaagaggaggacg gtaactataactggggaaagagaaactgtggataa
- the ARRB1 gene encoding beta-arrestin-1 isoform X5: protein MRKVFRDYFHFPGEETEAQRVFKKASPNGKLTVYLGKRDFVDHIDLVDPVDGVVLVDPEYLKERRVYVTLTCAFRYGREDLDVLGLTFRKDLFVANVQSFPPAPEDKKPLTRLQERLIKKLGEHAYPFTFEIPPNLPCSVTLQPGPEDTGKACGVDYEVKAFCAENLEEKIHKRNSVRLVIRKVQYAPERPGPQPTAETTRQFLMSDKPLHLEASLDKEIYYHGEPISVNVHVTNNTNKTVKKIKISVRQHADICLFNTAQYKCPVAMEEADDTVAPSSTFCKVYTLTPFLANNREKRGLALDGKLKHEDTNLASSTLLREGANREILGIIVSYKVKVKLVVSRGGLLGDLASSDVAVELPFTLMHPKPREEPPHREVPENEAPVDTNLIELDTNDDDIVFEDFARQRLKGMKDDKEEEEDGNYNWGKRNCG, encoded by the exons AGTGTTCAAGAAGGCCAGCCCGAATGGAAAG CTCACCGTCTATCTGGGAAAACGGGACTTTGTGGATCACATCGACCTCGTGGACCCTGTGG ACGGTGTGGTGCTGGTGGATCCTGAGTATCTCAAAGAGAGGAGAG TCTATGTGACCCTGACCTGCGCCTTCCGCTATGGCCGGGAGGACCTGGATGTCCTGGGCCTGACCTTTCGCAAGGACCTATTCGTGGCCAACGTGCAGTCCTTCCCGCCGGCCCCCGAGGACAAGAAGCCCCTGACACGGCTGCAGGAGCGCCTCATCAAGAAGCTGGGCGAGCATGCCTACCCTTTCACCTTTGAG ATCCCTCCAAACCTCCCGTGCTCTGTGACGTTGCAGCCAGGGCCCGAAGACACAGGGAAG GCCTGCGGTGTGGACTACGAGGTCAAAGCCTTCTGCGCAGAGAACCTGGAGGAGAAGATCCACAAGCG GAATTCCGTGCGTCTGGTCATCCGGAAGGTGCAGTATGCCCCAGAGAGGCCCGGCCCCCAGCCCACAGCTGAGACCACCAGGCAGTTCCTCATGTCAGACAAGCCCTTGCACCTGGAGGCCTCCCTGGATAAGGAG ATCTATTACCACGGAGAACCCATCAGCGTCAACGTCCATGTCACCAACAACACCAACAAGACAGTGAAGAAGATCAAGATCTCAG TGCGCCAGCATGCGGACATCTGCCTTTTCAACACAGCTCAGTACAAGTGCCCTGTGGCCATGGAAGAGGCTGA CGACACGGTGGCACCCAGCTCCACATTCTGCAAGGTCTACACACTGACCCCCTTCCTGGCCAACAACCGAGAGAAGCGGGGCCTTGCCCTGGATGGGAAACTCAAGCACGAAGACACGAACCTGGCCTCCAGCACCCT GCTGAGAGAAGGAGCCAACCGCGAGATCCTGGGCATCATTGTGTCCTACAAAGTGAAGGTGAAGCTGGTGGTGTCTAGGGGCGG CCTGTTGGGAGATCTTGCATCCAG CGACGTGGCTGTGGAACTGCCCTTCACCCTAATGCACCCCAAACCCAGAGAGGAACCTCCACATCGGGAAG TTCCAGAGAACGAGGCGCCAGTAGATACCAATCTCATAGAACTTGACACAAA TGATGACGACATTGTATTTGAGGACTTTGCCCGCCAGAGACTGAAAGGCATGAAGGAcgacaaggaggaagaggaggacg gtaactataactggggaaagagaaactgtggataa